ACGGTCGACTTCTACGTCAAGGCCTGGGGCCTGACGGTCGCCCACGAAGGCGACGGCATCACCTACCTGCGCGGCACGGGAACCGAGCCTTTCATCTATGCCCTCAAGGACGGCACGGATTTCGGCATCGAATACATCCACATGGGCATGCCAGACCGCGCCTCGATGGATGCGCTGCACGCGCAGGTCGTCGCAAAGGGCGCCCATGTGCTGGGCGCGCCGGGAGAGTTCGACGACTGGCCCGGCGGCTACGGGTTCGAGATGCTGGACCCCGATTTCCGCCGGTTGCGCTTTACCTGCGATCTCGAGATGAACGAGAAGATGGACAAATACGCCCATCCCCAGAAGATCACCCATTGCGTCATCAATACCGGCGACATGGACGGGGTCGAAGCCTGGTATCAGGACGTGCTGGGCTTCCGCGTCTCGGATTACTCCGCCGACCAGATGGTCTTTTTGCGCGCTGCGGCCGACGTCGAGGAAGGCGCCGATCACCATTGCATCGCCCTGGTCCGCGCGCCCTATGCCAGCGTCAACCACGTCGCTTTCGAAACCGGCGGGATCAATGAATACATGCGTTCGATCGGACGGATGCGGCAGAACGGCACCGTGCCGACGTGGGGACCGGGCCGTCATGGACCGGGCGACAACTGCTTTGCCTATTTCGTCTCGCCCTCGGGGTTCGTGATCGAATTCACCTCCGAGGTCCAGAAGATCGACGAGATGACCCACGAAGCCCAGGTCTGGCCGCGCGACAACCCCGAGAAGATGGACCAGTGGATGACCGCCGGCCCGCCGACCCCGGCGCAGCGCGCCTGCATGATGGGCCGCCCCGACCCGGGCTTTCCGCCAAGCAACGAGGGCTGAACCATGGATCTGGGACTGACAGACAAGGTCGTCGTGGTGACCGGGGCGTCTTCGGGCATCGGGCTGGCCACGGCCGGCCTGGCGTTGGACGAAGGCGCCAAGGTCGCGCTTTGCGCCCGCGGGCCGGAACGCCTTGGCGATGTGGCCGAAAAGCTGTCGGCGCTGTATGGCGCCGACCGCGTGCTGGCGCAGCCAGTGGATGTGCTGGACGAGGCGGCGGTGACCGATTTCGCCGCTGCCGTCAGCGCCCGCTTCGGTGCGGTGCATGCGCTGATCAACAATGCCGGGCAGGGCCGCGTCTCGACCTTTGCCGATACCACGGATGATGCCTGGCGGCAGGAGCTGGAGCTGAAGTACTTCAGCCAGATCCGCCCGATCCGCGCCTTCCAGCCCGCGCTGAAGGCCAGTGGGCAGGGCGCCATCGTGGCGACCAATTCGCTGCTGGCCTACCAGCCGGAACCGCATATGGTCTGCACCTCTTCGGCGCGGGCCGGGGTGCAATCTCTGCTGAAAAGCCTTTCGGTCGAACTGGCCCCGGCCATCCGCGTCAATTCCATCCTCGTCGGCCTTGTCGACAGCAACCAGTGGCAGCGCCGTTTCGAGGCGCGCGAAGATCAGTCCCAGTCACGCGACGACTGGTTCGCCGATCTGGCCCACAAGAAGAACATCCCCCTCGGTCGATTGGGCCAGCCTGACGAGGCGGCGCGTGCGCTGCTTTTCCTGGCCTCCCCGGCTGCATCCTTCATCACAGGAGCTCAAGTTGAAATCTCTGGCGGCATTTCCCGATACATCTGACCTGTCCCCGGCCAATGATGCCGCCCCCGCAAGCCTTGCCATTGTCGGCGATCAGCTTGCGGAAGCTCTGGCGGATCTCGGGGTGACCACGCTGTTCGGCGTGATCTCGATCCACAACATGCCGATCCTGGACGCCATCGCGCGCCAGGGCCGGATCCGCTTTGTCCCCGCGCGGGGCGAGGCAGGGGCGATGAACATGGCCGATGCCTATGCCCGCGTCACGGGTGGCCTCGGTGTGATCATGTCCTCGACCGGAACGGCCGCGGGCAACACCGCTGGTGGCCAAGTCGAGGCGCTGACCGCCGGGTCGCGCCTGCTGCACATCACCAGCCAGGTCGACACCAAGTTCGCCGAC
The Pseudooceanicola algae genome window above contains:
- a CDS encoding VOC family protein, with product MSDMIRAGHLRSVVMRAPGMTKTVDFYVKAWGLTVAHEGDGITYLRGTGTEPFIYALKDGTDFGIEYIHMGMPDRASMDALHAQVVAKGAHVLGAPGEFDDWPGGYGFEMLDPDFRRLRFTCDLEMNEKMDKYAHPQKITHCVINTGDMDGVEAWYQDVLGFRVSDYSADQMVFLRAAADVEEGADHHCIALVRAPYASVNHVAFETGGINEYMRSIGRMRQNGTVPTWGPGRHGPGDNCFAYFVSPSGFVIEFTSEVQKIDEMTHEAQVWPRDNPEKMDQWMTAGPPTPAQRACMMGRPDPGFPPSNEG
- a CDS encoding SDR family oxidoreductase, which encodes MDLGLTDKVVVVTGASSGIGLATAGLALDEGAKVALCARGPERLGDVAEKLSALYGADRVLAQPVDVLDEAAVTDFAAAVSARFGAVHALINNAGQGRVSTFADTTDDAWRQELELKYFSQIRPIRAFQPALKASGQGAIVATNSLLAYQPEPHMVCTSSARAGVQSLLKSLSVELAPAIRVNSILVGLVDSNQWQRRFEAREDQSQSRDDWFADLAHKKNIPLGRLGQPDEAARALLFLASPAASFITGAQVEISGGISRYI